A DNA window from Scylla paramamosain isolate STU-SP2022 chromosome 10, ASM3559412v1, whole genome shotgun sequence contains the following coding sequences:
- the LOC135104287 gene encoding uncharacterized protein LOC135104287 — MVGERRHPLLAQTPTAPAAHAPSSAHRQHVVAVPSAGVPGVGVRLMQEPGFAAHDSHLYARGRDQPGRPQDVQLAGRRQEEARRQRALSPGSQHSAAATFFAR, encoded by the coding sequence ATGGTGGGCGAGCGGCGTCACCCTCTCTTGGCCCAGACGCCCACCGCCCCGGCCGCCCACGCCCCTTCCAGCGCCCACAGGCAGCATGTCGTGGCTGTGCCGAGCGCGGGCGTGCCGGGGGTGGGCGTTAGGTTGATGCAAGAGCCTGGGTTCGCCGCTCACGACTCCCACCTTTATGCGCGGGGCCGTGACCAGCCGGGGCGCCCCCAGGATGTCCAGCTCGCcggcaggaggcaggaggaggcgaggaggcagCGGGCCCTGTCCCCTGGATCGCAACACTCCGCGGCCGCCACGTTCTTTGCAAG